The Prochlorococcus marinus XMU1404 DNA segment TAATTTCCACTTTTCTAAATTAATAATGTCAGATTTTTGCGGAAGAATTTGTACTTTTTATGAAAATTTGCCAAATATAAGTCCGGATTTAATTTATCTAGATGGCCCTGATCAATATTCTTCTTTAGGTGATATCAGAGGAATTTCAACAAGAAATTCAGATAGATTTCCTATGGCAGCAGATATTATTTCAATCGAACATTTCCTACATCCTGGAACATTAATAATTGTAGATGGTAGAACTGCAAATGCAAGATTTTTAAAAAGCAACTTCCAGAGAAAATGGTCTTATTTTTATTCTGAAAAATGGGATCAACATTATTTTGAATTAACTGAAGAACCATTAGGTAAATACAATAAAGCTCTAATTGACTTTTGCTTAGGGAATAATTTTTTCAAAAGGTTAAAAAATTAACTTCCATAATTTTCTTGAAGACTTAATAATTCTCTTTATTAAGACCATTTTCAGAGATAATAAAGATTAAGTCGCTAAATTTATAGTGAAAATAGGAGATTTTGTAATAGACGGCAGGAAAAAAGCTTTTATTGTTGCTGAAATTGCTCAGGCTCATGATGGATCCTTAGGTCAAGCTCATTCATATATAGACGCAGTTTCGAAGGCAGGGGCAGATGCAATAAAATTTCAAACACATATTGCAGAGGCTGAATCTACCATTGATGAAGGATTTAGAACTGCAATGAGTAGCCAAGATCAGAACAGATTTGAATACTGGAAACGAGTCTCATTTACTACCGAACAGTGGCTTGAGCTCTCGGAACACTCTAAAGAAAAGGGTCTTATTTTCTTGAGCAGTGCTTTTTCTGAAGAGGCAGTAAATTTACTTGCAGAGATAGGTATGCCTGCATGGAAATTAGGTTCGGGAGAAGTTTTTAATTATTCAATTATTGATTTAATGATTATGAAAGGCGGACCGATTTTGTTAAGCACGGGTATGAGTTCATGGAACGAAATTATAAAAAGTATTAATTACATACTCAATAAGGGAGGTGATCCTGCCGTTTTGCAATGCACCACAAAATATCCTACACCGTTAAAAGAAGTCGGTTTAAATGTTCTCAAAGAGTTTAAAGAAAAATTCAATATTCCTTATGGTATTTCTGATCATTCAGGAACACCTTGGCCATCTTTAGCTGCACTAGCTTTAGAAATAGACTTATTAGAAGTTCATGTTACTTTTGATAGATCAATTTACGGCCCTGATTCTTCTTCTTCTCTAAACTTTTCAGAACTTTCTATGATTTGCCAAGCAAATAATGCATTTTCAATTATGAGAGAAAATCCAGTAGATAAAGATAAGACAGCAAAAATGCTTGAAAGTACAAAATCTTTATTTACTAAAAGCTTAAGTCCTAAATATAATTTAGCTGCTGGGACAAAACTAACAAAAGATATGCTGACACTGAAAAAACCAAGTGGAGGATTTAATATCAATCAAATTGATAAAGTAATTGGGAAGAAACTAAAAGAAGCTCTTCCTTCAAATAAAATTCTTATGCCTCATCATTTAGAATAAAATCAAAGAAGTACAAAGAAATTAAAAATATGCGTAAAATCTGCATAATTGTAAATAGTAGAGCGAATTACGGAAGGATTAAAACTGTTCTACAAGCATTAAAGAATGATTCAAATGTACAATTGCAAATTATTGTTGGTGCTTCTGCAGTATTAGAACGATTTGGAAATGTTAGTAAAATAATTTCTAATGATGGATTTAAAATTGACAGCATGCTTTATTCGGTTGTTGAGGGTGAAAATCCAACTACAATGGCAAAATCAACTGGATTAGCAATTATAGAATTATCAACAATTTTTGAAAATTTAAAACCAGATGTAGTTTTGACAGTCGCAGATAGATATGAAACTTTAGCTACTGCTATAGCCTCAAGTTATATGAATATTCCTTTAGCTCACACTCAAGGTGGTGAAGTAACTGGTTCGATTGATGAAAGCGTTAGACATGCTATTACGAAATTGGCCCATTTACATTTTCCAGCGACAAAATTATCAGAACAAAATTTATTAAAACTTGGAGAAGATCCCTCTACAATTTACATGACAGGTTGTCCAGCTATGGATATCGTTGCTAGTCAAGACCTCACATTAGAAGATGATTTCTTTGTGAAATACAAAGGGGTTGGTCCAAACCTAGATCCGCATAAACCTTATCTTGTTGTATTACAACATCCCGTAACCACTGAATACGGTCAGGGTTTTAATCAAATAAAAGAGACTATAAAGGCTGTTCAAGAAATTAATATTCAAACAGTTTGGCTTTGGCCAAATATAGATGCCGGTTCTGATGAAGTTTCTAAAGGAATAAGAATTTTTCGAGAACGAGAAAACCCATCCAATATTCATTTTTATAAAAATTTCTCTCCTGAAGACTATATAAAATTAATTGGAAATTGTATTTGCCAAGTTGGAAACTCAAGTTCTGCATTAAGAGAAGGTAGCTTTCTTGGAGTTCCAGTTGTAAATATTGGTACTCGTCAAAATAATAGAGAATGCGCTGAAAATGTTATTCACGTCGACCATAATTTTCAGAATATAAAAAACGCAATAAATTACCAAATAAAGCATTCAAAATATGAGAGTTCAAAAATATTCGGAGATGGTGATTCAGGTAAAAAAATCGCAAAAATATTGGCTAAAGCAGAATTTAAGATTCAAAAAAAATTGCATTTTCTAAACTAGATAGGTATTATTCGATAAGCTTTAATTTTCTAATATTGGTAGAAAATAACAGAAAAAAAATAATTCAAGAGTTAACAAAAAATCTTTTTGATATAAAACGATGGCCACATTACCAATTAATGTTTGACCATCTAGATTCAATTATTGAAAAAATTCAAGATGATGGTAAATTTGCAATCCTAGAAAGATGCTATATATATGGAGGCTTATCTATTTTCTCAAGTCTCTTTGACACTAAGAATTTAGATATTTTTGATTTTGTTCCACCTAAATCTTTAGAAGAAAATAGAAAAAATTATCAAAAAAATAAACTAGATTTACTCCCTTTATCAAAAGCAAAAATGAGGGAGGCAGAAAAAGTTGTAACTACAAACAATTTAATGGATTCTTTAAAACAAAAAGAACTTTATGACTACATATTTGTACCTAATGTTTTACACCATTATCCCAATCCTTATGATTTATTTAAGATATGCAACAGAGCCTTGAAAGAAAAAGGTTGCTTATATATTTTTGATGCAACACTAAGAGAAAATCATCAAAAACCTGATGATTTCCTTCGTTTTACACCTGATGGAATAACTTATGGTTTAGAAAGTAATAGATTTAAAATAAAAGAAATCTTTACTTCAAATTCTCCTTTAGAAGCTCTATTGTATACTACAGATCAAGTTATACAGTACGATTTGCCAAGTGAACTTCTTACTGAGATAAAAAAAATGAATAATCTGATAAAAGAAAAATACTCATCAGAGTTAAAAATAAATTTTAAAAATAAAGTAAGAAATAATACATCATTTCCAATAGCTTATTCAGTATTAGCTGAGAAAATAAGGATATAAATTATTAAATAATTTTATAATTAAAATAATATTTCAAAATGACTTTTTTAGAAAAAAAAATTTTAGCCGTCGTACCAGCCAGAGGGGGAAGTAAGGGGATTCCGAAAAAAAACTTAAAAAAAATTTGTGGCAAATCTTTAATTAATCACGCTGCAGAAATCTGCAATGCACTTAAATGGATTGACTATTCTTTGTTATCTACTGATGATAATGAAATTGCAGAAGAGGGAATTAAATGTGGACTAAATGTTCCATTTATGAGGCCCAAAGATCTAGCCCTTGACAATTCTAATTCAATCGAAATGTGGAGGCATGCTTGGTTAGAAACTGAGAAAATATTGCAAGAAAGTTTTGATATTTCAATATTACTTGAACCAACAAGTCCTATGCGAAAAGAAAGGGATATTGAAAATTGCGTAAAAAAACTTATAGAAAATAACTACTCTAGTGTAGCAACAGTAAGTTTAACTCCGGCTCATTTTAGACCCCATAAAACATTAGAAGTAACGAAGAGAGGTATGATTAATTTTTATTTACCAAGAGATGACTCATACAGCCTAAGACAAAACATTCCAAATTATTTTCATAGGAATGGAATATGTTACGCATTAACAAGAGAGAAACTTATAGAAGAAAAAGTAATTCTAGACGAATCTACACATGCGATGATTATAAAAAGAGATGTTGTTAATATTGACGAGCCTTTTGATTTAGAACTTGCAGAATTTTTACTAAAACGTTTATGAAAATACTTATTTTTATTGAGCATTCGGCTATTATTAGACATTTTATTGATAGTAATGCATTTTCTCTAATAGCTAAAAAGCATGAAGTTGTTTACGCACTTCCATTTGGACATAAAAGATTAGGCAAATTGAAAAAAAAAGATGTAAAAATAAAATACGCAAAAATAGTTAATCTTCCAGTTGATGAAAAAAGGGTTTCACTTTGGAGCAGTAGATTTTCAGTTGAGCTATTAAAAGGTTTAAAAGGTTGGAATAGTTTTCAGATAAAAAATTCAAGAAGAATATTCAAAAACTTAAACCCTTTAAAAATATATTTTTTGTATAGATTTTTTGGAATGCCTTTAATTTTTGATATATTTACTTATCTAGTTAACAGAAAGTTAATTAAAAATCCTAATAAAAAATTAGAAGCTTTAGTAAAAAAAGAGAAACCTGATGTAATTATTCATCCAAGTGTTTTATCAGGTGTATACATAAATGATTTGGTATATGTTGGTAATAATTTCAAAATCCCAATTATTGTCATAATGAATAGCTGGGATAATCCGAGTTCAAAAAGATCAGTAGTAAGTAATAATTATTGGCTGCTTGTTTGGGGTCCTCAAACAAAAATGCACGCTAGAAAATTAATGAATATGCCAGATAATAAAGTTATAGAATTTGGGGCGGCACAATTTGACATATACTCGAAAAATCCAAAAAGAAGTAGAGAAAATATACTTCTCTATCACAATATTAGAGATTTAAATTATCCAACTTTACTGTATGCTGGATCAAGCAAAAATACAGATGAATTTTCACATTTAAAAAAAATTGATAATGCAATTATTTTAAAAAAAATACCCAAAGTAAACATTATTTATAGACCACATCCATGGGGGGAAGGTGGGAAAAACAGTTCGAGATTTAGAAACTATCAATTTAAAAATATAGTGATTGATAGAAACATGAAAACCTATTTATTAAATAATAAAAAATTTGAATCAAACTTTTCAGCTAAATATTCTGATACAAGAGATCTTTTATATTCAGTAGATGCAGTGATTTCGCCATTATCGACAATTTTAATCGAAGCAATGATAATGGGTAAGTCTCCTTTATGTTTTATGCCAATAGATGAAAAAGATACTTTCCATTTTCAGCTTGCGAAATACAATACTCATTTTAAAGAACTTTTATCAAAGAAAGAAATAATAGTAGTTTGGGGGGGAAATAATTTATTAACTGGAATAAAAGATTTAATTAACAAAATAAAAAATAAAGAAAATCATACAAATCTAAAGAAAGAATCAGAATTTTTTGTAAAAAGTTTTAATGTCACTTTTAAAAAAAGAATATTAGATTTTGTTGAGGAAATTGATAAAAGTTCCAAGAATAAAATTATAAATTGAATATTATGAAACAAAAAAATACTGCTTTAATAAATATCTCATAATGGAAAGTCGTCCTATCATTCCAGTTATATTATGTGGAGGATCTGGCACAAGATTATGGCCACTATCAAGAAAAAGTTTTCCTAAACAATTTTTATCATTAAGTTCTAATTCCAATAAATCATTACTGCAACTTACTCAAGAAAGAATAAAAAACATAAAAGGTATACAACAACCAATATTAATTTGTAATGAGGAGCATAGATTTTTAGTTGCAGAACAAATGAGAGAAATAGATATTAATCCAATGTCAATACTTTTAGAACCATTTGGAAGGAATACATGCCCTGCTATAACTTTGGCAGCACTAAAGGCTATTGAAGTTACTGAAAATCCAATCTTATTAATCTTATCTTCTGATCATATTATAGAAGATGATGAAAAATTCAAACAGGTGATTGAGGCTGGTTTAAATTATGTAGAAAAAGATAAATTAGTTACCTTTGGTATTGTTCCAACTTCTCCCGAAACAGGATATGGTTACATTAAATCCACAGAATCAAAAACAGATTTAATTGCAATTGGATCAAAAATTGAGAGTTTTGTTGAAAAACCAAATTTAGAAAAGGCTAAAGAATTTATAAAAGATAAAAGATATACCTGGAATAGTGGAATGTTTTTATTTAAAGCAGAAACAATAATTAAAGAAATAAAACATTATTCACCAGAAATATTTAATCATTGTAGTAATGCATTAAAGGATGAACTTTTTGATCTGGATTTTCAAAGGTTAAATAAAGAAGATTTTTCTAAATGTCCAAATATTTCTATTGATTTTGCTGTTATGGAAAAAACAAATTTAGGAGTTGTCTTACCTCTTAATGCTGGTTGGAATGATATTGGAAGTTGGGATTCGGTCTGGGAAATTTCTAAAAAAGATAAGTATGAAAATGTGATTGAAGGAAATGTACTTGCAAAGGATACTAGGAATAGTTATTTAAGATCTGACAAAAGATTATTAGCTGCAATTGGTATTGAAGATATCATTGTAGTTGAAACAAGTGATGCAATACTGGTGGCATCAAAATCTAAGTCGCAAGAAGTAAAAGAAATTGTTGCCAAGTTAAAAGATCAAAAAATTCCTGAAGGGCAAGAGCATAAAAAAATTTATCGCCCTTGGGGATTTTATGAATCGATTGTTGAGGATT contains these protein-coding regions:
- a CDS encoding N-acetylneuraminate synthase family protein — encoded protein: MKIGDFVIDGRKKAFIVAEIAQAHDGSLGQAHSYIDAVSKAGADAIKFQTHIAEAESTIDEGFRTAMSSQDQNRFEYWKRVSFTTEQWLELSEHSKEKGLIFLSSAFSEEAVNLLAEIGMPAWKLGSGEVFNYSIIDLMIMKGGPILLSTGMSSWNEIIKSINYILNKGGDPAVLQCTTKYPTPLKEVGLNVLKEFKEKFNIPYGISDHSGTPWPSLAALALEIDLLEVHVTFDRSIYGPDSSSSLNFSELSMICQANNAFSIMRENPVDKDKTAKMLESTKSLFTKSLSPKYNLAAGTKLTKDMLTLKKPSGGFNINQIDKVIGKKLKEALPSNKILMPHHLE
- a CDS encoding mannose-1-phosphate guanylyltransferase/mannose-6-phosphate isomerase, whose amino-acid sequence is MESRPIIPVILCGGSGTRLWPLSRKSFPKQFLSLSSNSNKSLLQLTQERIKNIKGIQQPILICNEEHRFLVAEQMREIDINPMSILLEPFGRNTCPAITLAALKAIEVTENPILLILSSDHIIEDDEKFKQVIEAGLNYVEKDKLVTFGIVPTSPETGYGYIKSTESKTDLIAIGSKIESFVEKPNLEKAKEFIKDKRYTWNSGMFLFKAETIIKEIKHYSPEIFNHCSNALKDELFDLDFQRLNKEDFSKCPNISIDFAVMEKTNLGVVLPLNAGWNDIGSWDSVWEISKKDKYENVIEGNVLAKDTRNSYLRSDKRLLAAIGIEDIIVVETSDAILVASKSKSQEVKEIVAKLKDQKIPEGQEHKKIYRPWGFYESIVEDSRWKVKLINVIPGEKLSLQLHHHRSEHWIVVKGTAKVEVDKSEMILNENQSTYIPLGSKHRLSNPGEVPLLLIEVQSGSYLGEDDIERFEDSYGRI
- the neuC gene encoding UDP-N-acetylglucosamine 2-epimerase is translated as MRKICIIVNSRANYGRIKTVLQALKNDSNVQLQIIVGASAVLERFGNVSKIISNDGFKIDSMLYSVVEGENPTTMAKSTGLAIIELSTIFENLKPDVVLTVADRYETLATAIASSYMNIPLAHTQGGEVTGSIDESVRHAITKLAHLHFPATKLSEQNLLKLGEDPSTIYMTGCPAMDIVASQDLTLEDDFFVKYKGVGPNLDPHKPYLVVLQHPVTTEYGQGFNQIKETIKAVQEINIQTVWLWPNIDAGSDEVSKGIRIFRERENPSNIHFYKNFSPEDYIKLIGNCICQVGNSSSALREGSFLGVPVVNIGTRQNNRECAENVIHVDHNFQNIKNAINYQIKHSKYESSKIFGDGDSGKKIAKILAKAEFKIQKKLHFLN
- a CDS encoding methyltransferase domain-containing protein translates to MVENNRKKIIQELTKNLFDIKRWPHYQLMFDHLDSIIEKIQDDGKFAILERCYIYGGLSIFSSLFDTKNLDIFDFVPPKSLEENRKNYQKNKLDLLPLSKAKMREAEKVVTTNNLMDSLKQKELYDYIFVPNVLHHYPNPYDLFKICNRALKEKGCLYIFDATLRENHQKPDDFLRFTPDGITYGLESNRFKIKEIFTSNSPLEALLYTTDQVIQYDLPSELLTEIKKMNNLIKEKYSSELKINFKNKVRNNTSFPIAYSVLAEKIRI
- a CDS encoding cytidylyltransferase domain-containing protein, producing MTFLEKKILAVVPARGGSKGIPKKNLKKICGKSLINHAAEICNALKWIDYSLLSTDDNEIAEEGIKCGLNVPFMRPKDLALDNSNSIEMWRHAWLETEKILQESFDISILLEPTSPMRKERDIENCVKKLIENNYSSVATVSLTPAHFRPHKTLEVTKRGMINFYLPRDDSYSLRQNIPNYFHRNGICYALTREKLIEEKVILDESTHAMIIKRDVVNIDEPFDLELAEFLLKRL